One genomic window of Candidatus Kuenenia stuttgartiensis includes the following:
- a CDS encoding IS1634 family transposase: MATIQSKNSRGYKYWYIVESRRVNGKPRPIVLAYLGKADDLLKQLQGLTEKLRLKSYSHGAVAALLSVANALDVPSVINKYIKSPRQYCAKKPVRNNLTAGSTLLLGAVGRVCVPTSKRGWWDWAKTTTAEYLLRHSLSKIDSQHFWDLMDALPEESIAEIERELIEKTFKTYNLQSDTLFFDTTNFFTYIDTTNLRCTIARRGKNKQKRYDLRQVGLAMVVTRNDMIPLFHHTYQGNMADAKVFSAVLETIKDRMTGLGFDSKKHTIVFDRGNNSMDNMAIVERLALHYVGALTPYHHKQLVGDAMCNFREYDVDGSKIQVYHDKRVIWGQERTVVVFISEKLKVGQLRGMSQSLEKAEHQLKLLQQHLCNPKGKMRDKEGLEDTIRSVVKCQFAKDVIDWSLKEVSEGKFQLNFSIDQKKLEEIEGELGFRILMTDHHDWDTADIIKAYYGQSKIEHAFRNLKNPYHLALKPQFHWTDQKIRVHFFICVLGYLMAAIVWYQAKAHAQFSGTLDTLLDTLNNIRLSAMLEETKARGRVKATYKLEEMSDKESLLMNALGIMDFHKHRLKLQGLSVYN; encoded by the coding sequence ATGGCTACCATTCAATCTAAAAACTCCAGAGGTTATAAATATTGGTATATTGTCGAATCGCGGCGCGTTAACGGCAAGCCCAGGCCCATCGTCCTGGCCTATCTTGGCAAGGCAGACGATTTATTAAAACAACTGCAAGGTCTTACCGAAAAATTACGGCTCAAATCTTATTCACATGGCGCGGTAGCCGCATTGCTAAGTGTGGCCAATGCCCTGGACGTCCCTTCCGTGATTAATAAATATATAAAGTCGCCACGGCAGTATTGTGCTAAAAAACCTGTTCGAAATAATCTGACCGCCGGAAGTACCCTCTTGTTGGGTGCCGTGGGGAGAGTGTGTGTGCCTACCAGCAAAAGAGGATGGTGGGATTGGGCAAAGACGACTACTGCCGAATACTTACTCAGACACAGCTTGAGTAAAATAGACAGTCAGCATTTCTGGGATTTGATGGATGCACTTCCTGAAGAATCCATTGCAGAAATCGAGCGCGAATTAATTGAAAAGACATTTAAAACATACAACCTTCAAAGCGACACACTGTTTTTTGATACAACCAATTTTTTCACGTATATCGACACAACTAATCTGCGATGCACTATTGCCCGGCGGGGGAAAAACAAACAAAAGCGATACGATCTCAGGCAGGTCGGGTTGGCGATGGTCGTTACACGTAACGACATGATACCGTTGTTTCACCATACCTATCAGGGGAACATGGCGGATGCAAAGGTGTTCAGCGCGGTTCTTGAGACGATAAAAGACAGGATGACCGGATTAGGTTTCGACAGCAAAAAGCACACTATTGTTTTTGATCGTGGAAACAATTCCATGGACAATATGGCTATTGTAGAGAGATTGGCATTGCATTACGTTGGAGCGCTTACACCGTATCATCACAAGCAGTTGGTAGGGGATGCCATGTGTAATTTCAGGGAATATGACGTTGACGGCAGTAAGATACAGGTGTACCATGACAAACGGGTTATTTGGGGGCAGGAAAGAACCGTTGTCGTATTTATTTCCGAGAAATTAAAGGTTGGGCAATTAAGGGGAATGTCTCAGTCTCTGGAAAAGGCAGAACATCAGTTAAAGCTCTTACAGCAGCATCTGTGTAATCCAAAGGGAAAGATGCGGGACAAAGAGGGTCTGGAGGATACGATAAGAAGTGTAGTGAAATGTCAATTTGCGAAGGATGTTATCGATTGGTCGTTAAAAGAGGTATCTGAAGGCAAGTTTCAATTGAATTTTTCAATCGACCAGAAAAAGCTCGAAGAAATAGAAGGGGAACTGGGGTTCAGGATTCTTATGACAGACCATCACGATTGGGATACCGCGGACATTATAAAAGCCTACTATGGGCAATCAAAAATTGAACATGCCTTTAGAAATCTCAAGAACCCCTATCACCTTGCTTTAAAACCGCAATTTCACTGGACGGATCAGAAAATCAGGGTGCATTTTTTTATTTGCGTCCTCGGATACCTAATGGCGGCGATTGTGTGGTATCAGGCAAAAGCGCACGCACAATTTAGTGGAACGTTAGATACCCTGTTAGACACCCTTAATAATATAAGGCTTTCTGCTATGCTTGAAGAAACAAAGGCCAGAGGGAGAGTTAAGGCTACCTACAAATTGGAAGAAATGTCCGACAAGGAATCTCTGTTGATGAATGCGTTAGGCATTATGGATTTCCACAAACATCGGCTGAAACTTCAAGGACTCAGTGTATACAATTGA
- the serS gene encoding serine--tRNA ligase, with the protein MLDIHFIRNNVNAVKEAIANKQEIAVNIDAILEIDAQRRKKIQICEQLKNQRNEKSRAVSELKKNGQDASAIIEETKKIGDDIKSIDGELRDMESQLNDLLLGIPNIPAADVPVGKDASGNEIVRHWGERKTFHFTPQPHWELGKTLDILDLERAAKITGSGFILLKGAGAKLERALFNFMLDIHTRDHGYTEIFPPFLVNRKSMTGTGQLPKLEDDMYRTLQMYTAHASEKKAVAEDLFLVPTAEVPVTNIHRDEILLYKNLPIYYTAYTPCFRREAGSYGKDTRGIMRVHQFNKVELVKLVRPETSYGELETLLANAEKILQLLGLEYRVVKLCTGDMSFAAAKCYDIEVWAPGVDKYLEVSSCSNFEDFQARRINLRFRNEDGKLQYVHTLNGSGLALPRTVIAILETYQQEDGSILIPDVLQPYMKETRIIANQS; encoded by the coding sequence ATGCTTGATATACATTTCATAAGAAATAATGTGAACGCAGTGAAAGAGGCAATTGCCAATAAACAGGAAATTGCCGTAAACATTGATGCTATTTTAGAAATAGACGCCCAACGCAGGAAAAAGATTCAGATCTGCGAACAGTTGAAAAATCAACGGAATGAAAAGTCAAGGGCGGTGAGTGAACTAAAAAAGAACGGACAAGACGCTTCCGCTATCATTGAGGAAACAAAAAAGATTGGCGATGATATAAAATCCATTGATGGGGAATTACGGGATATGGAATCCCAACTTAACGACCTGTTGCTTGGAATCCCCAACATACCGGCAGCGGATGTACCTGTTGGCAAAGACGCCTCTGGCAACGAAATAGTGAGACACTGGGGAGAGCGGAAAACATTTCATTTTACGCCGCAGCCGCACTGGGAGCTGGGAAAGACGCTGGATATTCTCGACCTTGAACGGGCAGCTAAAATTACCGGTTCCGGTTTTATTTTATTAAAGGGTGCTGGCGCAAAACTTGAGCGGGCGCTCTTTAATTTTATGCTGGATATACATACCCGTGACCACGGATATACAGAAATCTTTCCCCCCTTTCTCGTAAACAGGAAGTCCATGACGGGCACCGGGCAATTGCCGAAACTGGAAGACGACATGTATCGGACATTACAAATGTACACCGCGCATGCGTCTGAAAAAAAAGCCGTTGCTGAAGATCTCTTTCTTGTTCCAACTGCGGAAGTGCCCGTAACCAACATTCACAGGGACGAAATCCTTCTGTATAAAAACCTCCCCATTTATTATACCGCGTATACTCCCTGTTTTCGGAGGGAGGCAGGTTCTTATGGAAAGGACACTCGGGGCATCATGCGGGTGCATCAATTCAATAAGGTGGAATTGGTAAAACTGGTGCGGCCCGAAACCTCGTATGGTGAATTGGAAACACTGCTCGCTAATGCGGAAAAGATACTGCAATTGCTTGGACTGGAATACAGGGTGGTGAAATTGTGTACGGGGGATATGAGCTTTGCCGCCGCTAAGTGTTATGATATTGAAGTCTGGGCGCCAGGAGTAGATAAGTATCTTGAAGTTTCTTCCTGCAGCAATTTTGAAGACTTTCAGGCACGGCGCATTAACTTGCGTTTTCGCAACGAAGACGGGAAGCTACAATATGTACATACTTTAAACGGTTCCGGATTAGCGTTGCCGAGGACGGTAATAGCAATCCTTGAAACGTATCAGCAGGAAGACGGTTCAATCCTGATTCCGGACGTCCTTCAGCCCTATATGAAAGAAACCAGGATCATTGCAAATCAATCGTAA
- the ispF gene encoding 2-C-methyl-D-erythritol 2,4-cyclodiphosphate synthase — translation MLFGIGYDIHRLVENRKLILGGVSFDYHLGLLGHSDADVVIHAICDALLGAAALGDIGEHFPDTDEKWKDVSSSVILLKVVDLLKEGNFKINNIDVIILAQKPKIGLRKQEMRQYIAQLLHLNTNRVNIKATTMEGVDAIGRGEAIAAQAIAGLHENT, via the coding sequence ATGCTCTTTGGGATTGGATATGATATTCATCGTCTAGTCGAAAACCGGAAGCTTATTTTAGGTGGGGTTTCGTTTGATTACCATCTCGGCTTACTGGGTCATTCCGATGCGGATGTGGTTATTCATGCTATCTGTGACGCATTGTTAGGGGCTGCAGCTCTTGGCGATATTGGAGAACACTTCCCCGATACCGACGAAAAATGGAAAGATGTTTCCAGTTCGGTTATTCTTTTAAAAGTTGTTGATCTTTTAAAAGAAGGCAATTTTAAAATCAATAATATAGACGTCATCATACTAGCGCAAAAACCAAAAATAGGCTTGAGAAAACAGGAAATGAGACAGTATATAGCACAATTGTTACATTTAAATACAAACAGGGTAAACATAAAGGCAACAACAATGGAAGGTGTAGATGCAATTGGCCGCGGGGAAGCGATCGCAGCACAAGCAATAGCGGGTTTACACGAAAATACTTAA
- a CDS encoding dynamin family protein, with the protein MLNITSKTQRRDIYPEIVNLLDNSKKFFERIGITEMEKRVEEMRSQLEEPFYLLVAGEYNSGKSSFINALCGERVLVDGPTPTTNRITLLTYGDKVEVKEVGDHLCRATYPMEVLKDITLVDTPGTNSIILEHSALTEGFVHRAELVLFITSADHPFTESERQFLQFLKGKWGRKVLFILNKIDLKTPKELIDIISFVEKNCYRLLGFEPKVLSVSAKEAYKARSENNEALLKQSGIEEVEAFMFEKLDLDTKIDFKLVSPLKYLFNVFTELQQRLGEKVNKCNTDIKNIERFETRLKNKKQDMQEYTLKYKDEIRLVFSRLKEKLENFLNTYVTARSVLMSKIGREKLNDRFKREVYGLLNPQTDLDRIIDDVVDYVARNNRALWDMARDHVEKEVGYDRMAGNIVNGHIERHYDDRKHEIEVALKTRSKEFRELDTERESEKLNGLVQAGFISFLLIETFAIGIGVVGIMMFSWIAPPPVTIGISVALAFIGLAIFPQKRKTFRNEFLRRADAICERFVEFMKFEVNKAIDRVIEDISNNISSYRDLRWTEREETTRQISEVNALLESVKNLMRKSGLS; encoded by the coding sequence ATGTTAAACATCACATCAAAGACACAGCGAAGAGATATCTATCCGGAAATAGTAAATTTGCTGGATAATTCAAAAAAATTCTTCGAAAGAATTGGTATTACAGAGATGGAGAAACGAGTAGAGGAAATGCGTTCTCAATTGGAAGAACCTTTCTATTTGCTGGTTGCAGGAGAATATAATTCCGGCAAATCCAGTTTTATCAATGCCTTGTGTGGTGAACGTGTCTTAGTGGATGGCCCGACCCCCACCACTAACAGAATTACTTTGCTGACCTATGGGGATAAAGTGGAAGTAAAGGAGGTAGGAGACCATTTATGCCGGGCAACATACCCGATGGAGGTTTTGAAAGATATTACCCTGGTAGACACGCCGGGAACAAATTCAATTATTTTAGAACACTCCGCACTAACGGAAGGTTTTGTACACAGGGCTGAACTCGTACTCTTCATTACCTCTGCCGATCATCCTTTTACCGAAAGCGAACGGCAGTTTTTGCAATTCTTAAAGGGTAAATGGGGACGTAAGGTACTTTTTATACTGAATAAAATTGATTTAAAGACGCCGAAAGAGCTTATTGATATTATATCGTTTGTGGAAAAAAATTGTTACCGGCTGCTGGGTTTTGAGCCAAAGGTTTTATCCGTTTCCGCAAAAGAGGCATACAAAGCACGAAGCGAAAATAATGAAGCGCTGCTGAAACAGAGCGGTATTGAAGAAGTTGAGGCGTTTATGTTTGAAAAACTTGACCTTGATACAAAAATAGATTTCAAACTCGTAAGCCCTTTAAAATATCTGTTTAATGTATTCACCGAACTACAACAAAGGCTTGGGGAAAAGGTGAATAAATGCAACACGGATATTAAAAATATTGAAAGATTTGAAACGCGCCTGAAAAACAAAAAACAGGATATGCAGGAGTACACGTTAAAATATAAAGATGAGATCAGGCTGGTATTCTCGCGATTAAAAGAAAAACTAGAAAATTTTTTAAACACTTATGTTACTGCCAGATCGGTTCTTATGTCAAAAATAGGAAGAGAAAAACTGAATGACCGATTTAAAAGAGAGGTGTATGGGCTTTTAAATCCGCAAACAGACCTCGACCGAATTATTGATGATGTAGTTGATTATGTGGCACGAAATAACCGTGCATTATGGGATATGGCCAGAGATCATGTTGAGAAGGAAGTTGGGTATGACCGCATGGCGGGGAATATAGTTAACGGGCATATTGAACGCCATTATGATGACCGCAAACATGAAATTGAAGTTGCATTAAAGACCCGTTCCAAAGAGTTTCGGGAATTGGATACGGAACGGGAATCTGAAAAACTTAATGGATTAGTGCAAGCAGGTTTTATCAGTTTTCTGCTCATCGAAACATTTGCTATAGGAATTGGCGTTGTGGGAATAATGATGTTTTCCTGGATCGCGCCTCCACCGGTAACGATAGGTATTTCTGTAGCACTGGCTTTTATAGGGTTAGCTATTTTCCCTCAAAAGCGTAAAACCTTCAGAAATGAATTTTTAAGGCGGGCAGACGCTATCTGTGAACGTTTTGTGGAGTTTATGAAGTTTGAGGTGAATAAGGCTATCGATCGTGTAATTGAAGATATAAGCAACAACATTTCATCTTATCGTGATCTCAGATGGACGGAAAGGGAAGAAACGACACGGCAAATTTCAGAAGTAAATGCATTGTTGGAAAGTGTTAAAAACCTTATGCGGAAGAGCGGTCTTAGCTAA
- a CDS encoding RidA family protein → MKKMVISTKAAPAAIGPYSQAIKAGNLVFVSGQIPIIPETGETLHGDAAVQTRQVLNNLRNILDAAGASLDKVVKTTIFMKDLNDYAAVNDVYKEFFQNEPPARAAVQVSRLPKDVAIEIEAIATAG, encoded by the coding sequence ATGAAAAAAATGGTAATCTCAACAAAGGCTGCGCCTGCGGCAATTGGTCCATATTCCCAGGCTATTAAGGCCGGCAATCTGGTATTTGTTTCCGGACAAATTCCTATAATACCCGAAACAGGTGAAACATTACATGGCGATGCTGCGGTACAAACACGACAGGTTTTAAATAATTTGAGAAATATATTGGATGCGGCAGGTGCTTCTTTGGATAAGGTGGTAAAGACGACTATTTTTATGAAGGATTTAAATGATTATGCGGCGGTGAATGACGTCTATAAGGAATTTTTTCAAAATGAACCGCCAGCCAGAGCTGCGGTGCAGGTGTCCAGGCTGCCGAAGGACGTTGCTATCGAGATCGAAGCCATTGCAACTGCCGGCTGA
- the truA gene encoding tRNA pseudouridine(38-40) synthase TruA — MRNVRLTIEYEGTNYAGWQWQKNAISVQETLTHAVRTVIREEVEIHGAGRTDAGVHALGQVANFKTYSAIPAKQLLRAINFHLPQDITIKDVADMEEGFHARYSATSKVYRYTVLNDWLRTSLNRNFCYVYGFPLDLSKMMTAAQYLIGTHDFTSFTTKALDNKDRIRTIKNLEIQKEGKYIYFVVEANGFLYKMVRTIVGTLLEIGRGKMDVYLIRKLLETGNRDDAGPTAPAKGLCMKEVKY; from the coding sequence ATGCGTAACGTACGCCTTACTATTGAATACGAAGGTACTAATTATGCGGGCTGGCAATGGCAAAAAAACGCCATTTCGGTACAGGAGACCCTTACCCATGCAGTAAGGACCGTTATCCGGGAAGAGGTGGAAATACATGGTGCAGGCAGGACTGACGCCGGAGTACATGCCCTTGGCCAGGTTGCCAATTTTAAAACGTATTCTGCCATTCCTGCAAAACAGCTATTACGGGCAATAAATTTTCACTTGCCACAAGATATTACAATAAAAGATGTTGCCGACATGGAAGAAGGTTTTCATGCACGATACAGTGCGACGTCTAAGGTGTACCGGTACACCGTGTTGAATGACTGGTTAAGAACCTCCCTGAATCGTAATTTTTGTTATGTGTATGGCTTCCCATTAGATCTTTCTAAAATGATGACAGCGGCGCAATACCTTATCGGCACCCATGATTTTACTTCATTTACCACAAAGGCCTTGGATAATAAGGACAGGATACGGACAATCAAGAACCTGGAGATTCAGAAAGAGGGGAAATATATTTATTTTGTAGTTGAAGCAAACGGCTTTTTATACAAAATGGTAAGAACGATTGTCGGTACACTCCTGGAAATAGGACGTGGAAAAATGGACGTCTATCTTATAAGAAAACTCTTAGAGACCGGGAACAGAGATGACGCCGGCCCAACGGCCCCTGCGAAAGGATTATGCATGAAAGAAGTAAAATATTAA
- the metG gene encoding methionine--tRNA ligase subunit beta: protein MISIEDFLRVELRVAVIKHAEPHPNADKLLVLKIDAGDGNQERQIVAGIKNYYTPEELIGKQIVIVNNLAPSVIRGVESQGMLLAAKDAEKLAILTTEKNVQPGSGIQ from the coding sequence ATGATATCAATTGAAGATTTTTTACGGGTAGAGTTACGAGTTGCGGTAATAAAACATGCGGAGCCGCACCCAAATGCGGACAAATTGTTAGTATTAAAGATTGACGCCGGCGATGGAAACCAGGAAAGGCAGATTGTTGCCGGGATAAAAAACTATTACACCCCGGAAGAACTTATCGGAAAACAAATTGTTATCGTAAACAACCTTGCTCCCTCTGTCATTCGGGGCGTTGAAAGCCAGGGTATGCTGCTTGCCGCAAAAGATGCAGAAAAATTAGCAATCTTAACGACAGAAAAAAACGTTCAACCCGGTTCAGGAATCCAATAA
- a CDS encoding AAA family ATPase, which produces MLQELYISNFVLIDKATITLSERLNVFSGATGVGKSLVIGALHFILGGRFTQDIVRNGKDEAVVVGKFYLKDDSLLEYFRKTLDNTNIDEDFSSKEASFQRT; this is translated from the coding sequence GTGCTGCAAGAATTATATATTTCCAATTTTGTATTAATTGATAAAGCAACCATTACGCTCAGTGAAAGATTAAATGTATTCAGCGGGGCGACAGGGGTGGGGAAATCTCTTGTAATTGGCGCTTTACATTTTATTCTTGGCGGTCGTTTTACGCAGGACATTGTGCGAAACGGCAAAGATGAGGCAGTGGTGGTTGGCAAATTTTACCTGAAGGACGACTCTTTGCTGGAGTATTTCAGGAAGACTTTGGATAACACAAACATTGATGAAGACTTCTCCTCCAAAGAAGCATCGTTCCAACGGACGTAA
- a CDS encoding pseudouridine synthase — MQERLQKVLASAGIGSRRECENVILAGRVTVDGERVTALGATVDAGKSVIYCDGMPIRPEAKIYYLLNKPKDCLCTNYDELNRLRAIDIIKNVKQRLYTIGRLDKQSEGLIIITNDGELSNKLSHPKYEVNKTYFIEIDGYLSNETITALQSGVWLAFGKHKPVRIKKMHRSFKKSRFEMILCEGKNREIRRMLADHGHKVRTLRRIKIGSLCDPDLKVGKYRKLTEQEIKSLYSMTEKKPIEKKSGKQRYDTVTASKKK; from the coding sequence ATGCAGGAACGTTTACAAAAAGTATTGGCAAGTGCGGGCATTGGGTCACGCCGTGAATGCGAAAATGTTATTTTAGCGGGCAGGGTAACTGTCGATGGTGAAAGAGTTACTGCTTTAGGCGCTACGGTAGACGCCGGGAAAAGCGTGATTTATTGTGACGGGATGCCGATCAGACCTGAAGCTAAAATTTATTATCTGTTAAATAAACCAAAAGATTGTTTGTGCACAAATTACGATGAGTTAAACCGCCTAAGGGCAATTGATATAATAAAGAATGTCAAACAAAGACTCTATACCATTGGCAGGCTTGACAAGCAAAGCGAAGGGCTGATTATCATCACAAATGACGGAGAACTCTCCAATAAGCTGTCTCATCCAAAATATGAGGTGAACAAAACATATTTTATTGAGATTGACGGATATTTATCAAATGAAACTATTACGGCATTACAATCCGGGGTTTGGCTGGCTTTTGGTAAACACAAACCCGTCAGAATAAAAAAAATGCATCGCAGTTTTAAAAAAAGCAGGTTTGAAATGATCCTCTGTGAAGGGAAAAACAGAGAAATACGAAGAATGCTCGCAGATCACGGGCACAAAGTAAGAACCCTGAGAAGAATAAAAATCGGCTCCTTATGCGACCCGGACTTAAAAGTAGGCAAATACAGGAAATTAACTGAGCAGGAGATAAAAAGTCTTTACTCAATGACGGAAAAAAAACCTATTGAAAAAAAAAGTGGAAAACAACGATATGACACAGTTACAGCAAGCAAGAAAAAATAA
- a CDS encoding DRTGG domain-containing protein, whose amino-acid sequence MLRATSIRDIVTALNGKILCCEEKADELIEHFVIGAMNLESAIKHFKKISDKAVITGGDRSDIHAAALETSTKCLILTGDLYPSYSILGRAHEANIPVIVVRADTATTIETCEKLADTTQLNNMSKIQHASGIIEKEVDFETIYRKLGLTK is encoded by the coding sequence TTGCTGAGAGCGACTTCAATTCGGGACATTGTGACCGCGCTTAATGGAAAAATCCTTTGTTGCGAAGAAAAAGCCGACGAGCTGATCGAACATTTTGTAATAGGGGCAATGAACCTTGAAAGCGCCATCAAGCACTTCAAAAAGATATCGGACAAGGCGGTTATAACGGGAGGCGACCGCAGTGATATTCATGCCGCTGCCCTTGAAACTTCCACGAAATGCCTAATCCTTACAGGGGACCTCTATCCGAGCTATTCTATTTTAGGCCGCGCTCACGAAGCAAACATACCCGTAATCGTGGTACGCGCCGACACCGCAACTACCATCGAAACATGCGAAAAACTTGCAGACACCACGCAATTAAACAATATGTCTAAAATACAGCATGCATCGGGAATAATAGAGAAAGAAGTTGATTTTGAAACTATTTACAGAAAATTGGGGCTAACGAAATAA
- a CDS encoding AAA family ATPase yields MFDYTIILIFPTFLYFQVRRVYDTSIYCIFIAPFREKSHLRRPGLKLKKDGYNIGYFKPVGFSPVFVDDVLTDEDAVFLSRALDVNEPLQSISPVIFTEDMLQRLVKGENLNIREKTMEAFHIASSGKDIMIIRGIGRLTCGTCLGFSELDFITEVNAKVYLLINSNHTLKCLTASSMLQMY; encoded by the coding sequence TTGTTTGACTATACAATCATTCTTATTTTTCCAACATTTTTATACTTTCAGGTGAGGAGGGTATATGATACCTCTATTTATTGCATCTTTATCGCCCCTTTCCGGGAAAAATCTCATTTGCGCCGGCCTGGTCTCAAGTTGAAAAAAGACGGGTATAACATCGGCTATTTTAAACCTGTCGGATTTTCGCCGGTTTTTGTGGATGATGTGCTTACCGACGAGGATGCCGTTTTCCTCTCCCGGGCGCTTGATGTAAACGAACCGCTACAGTCCATAAGCCCCGTTATATTTACGGAAGATATGTTACAACGCCTGGTGAAAGGCGAAAATCTTAATATTCGCGAAAAAACAATGGAGGCATTTCACATAGCCTCGTCCGGCAAAGACATCATGATTATCAGGGGCATCGGCAGGTTAACCTGCGGCACATGCCTTGGTTTTTCCGAATTGGATTTTATCACCGAAGTAAACGCAAAGGTATATTTGTTGATAAATTCGAATCATACATTGAAATGCTTGACGGCTTCCTCTATGCTTCAAATGTATTGA
- a CDS encoding CoA-binding protein, with translation MAIIVVPARYVVKIVDECAEKKIDSIVVISAGFKESGIEGAIREKELCQKITRHAIRLLGPNCLGLIDTQSCLNASFAADMPERGNIAFFSQSGALCTAILDWGCS, from the coding sequence ATGGCGATTATCGTCGTACCCGCCCGATATGTGGTAAAGATTGTAGACGAATGCGCTGAAAAGAAAATCGATTCAATTGTAGTTATCAGCGCCGGTTTTAAAGAAAGCGGCATTGAAGGCGCTATCAGAGAAAAAGAACTTTGCCAGAAAATAACACGCCATGCTATACGGCTGCTGGGGCCGAATTGTCTTGGATTAATAGATACACAATCGTGCCTCAACGCCTCATTTGCCGCCGATATGCCGGAAAGGGGAAATATTGCCTTTTTTTCACAATCCGGCGCTTTGTGTACCGCAATTTTGGATTGGGGCTGTAGTTGA
- a CDS encoding CoA-binding protein: MTTLKHFFSPKTVAVIGASREKGKVGHDIVKNLVQYGYQGTIYPVNQRRKILLV; this comes from the coding sequence ATGACCACACTGAAACATTTTTTTTCTCCTAAAACGGTAGCCGTCATTGGCGCCTCGCGCGAAAAGGGCAAGGTTGGCCACGATATAGTAAAAAATCTGGTACAATACGGGTATCAGGGAACAATATACCCGGTAAACCAAAGGCGGAAGATATTGTTGGTCTAA
- a CDS encoding DUF3326 domain-containing protein yields MANQFVVAHIIPTGVGADIGGYVGDATPATNMIASIADKVISHPNVVNGVVLNLAGRNVLYVEGYSLDRFFKGEAELKEVEKNKIGVVLDKGIETEGYDLAVNTINALRTVGGVEIVCVLKTKKETMTQAVKTKSNSFVGEIEHEQTLIEACREAIKQGAQALAISLNIKIDMKDLKAYFDGKGANPYGGAEAVVSHLVSATFGLPAAHAPLLSKYEIYRETHSGTVDPRAAAEAIGPAYLGSVLRGLDRAPRLVTQGGDVRVNDVDAIILPYTCMGGIPALAAQKWGIPIIAVKENTTVMKATPDILRMKNVIVAENYWETGGLLAAMKEGIDPLELRRPVKKLTIA; encoded by the coding sequence ATGGCTAACCAGTTTGTTGTGGCGCACATTATCCCTACAGGCGTGGGGGCGGATATTGGCGGATACGTTGGAGATGCCACGCCCGCAACCAACATGATTGCGTCGATTGCCGATAAGGTGATTTCTCATCCGAACGTCGTCAACGGAGTTGTGCTTAACCTTGCGGGAAGAAACGTTCTCTACGTTGAAGGATATTCCCTGGATAGATTTTTCAAGGGTGAAGCGGAACTGAAGGAAGTGGAAAAGAATAAGATCGGGGTTGTGTTAGACAAGGGAATAGAAACAGAGGGATATGATCTGGCGGTAAATACAATCAACGCTTTGAGGACTGTCGGGGGAGTGGAAATAGTCTGCGTGCTTAAAACAAAAAAGGAGACGATGACGCAGGCGGTAAAAACAAAAAGTAATTCTTTCGTGGGAGAAATTGAACACGAACAGACGCTTATTGAGGCTTGCAGGGAAGCAATAAAGCAGGGCGCTCAGGCGCTGGCGATTTCGCTCAATATTAAAATTGATATGAAGGATTTAAAGGCATACTTTGATGGAAAAGGGGCAAATCCCTATGGAGGAGCAGAAGCCGTGGTTTCTCATCTGGTCTCTGCCACGTTTGGGTTGCCCGCAGCGCACGCCCCGTTATTGAGCAAATATGAAATTTACCGGGAAACGCATAGCGGAACGGTTGATCCAAGGGCGGCAGCAGAAGCAATAGGCCCTGCATATCTTGGAAGCGTTTTGCGCGGACTGGACAGGGCGCCCAGACTCGTTACACAGGGTGGGGATGTGAGAGTTAATGATGTCGATGCAATTATTCTTCCCTATACCTGCATGGGCGGTATTCCTGCCCTTGCCGCACAAAAATGGGGGATACCTATAATTGCGGTAAAGGAAAACACGACGGTGATGAAAGCCACTCCGGATATTTTACGAATGAAGAATGTGATCGTTGCAGAAAATTACTGGGAAACAGGCGGTCTCCTTGCTGCAATGAAGGAGGGCATTGACCCCCTGGAGTTAAGAAGACCCGTGAAAAAACTGACTATCGCCTAA